Within Rhizobium sp. N324, the genomic segment GCGCCGCTTCGATCGCGGCTTCGAGCAGGTTGCCGCGGCCGCTGCGCGCCGTCTCGGCCAGGAGAGCCAACGTCTCGCGCACGGCCTTGCCATCGCGCCGTCGCTTGGTTTCCTCGATGCGTTTGATCTGCGCAATGCGCACCGCGCTGTTGTCGATCTCCAGAATGTCGATCGGCTGTTCGTTGTCGAGCCTGTAACGGTTGACGCCGACGATGACCTCTTCGCCCTTGTCGACGGCGGCCTGGCGGCGTGCGGCCGCTTCCTCGATCAGCCGCTTCGGCAGGCCCTCGTTAACGGCCTTGGTCATGCCGCCAAGGGCCTCGACCTCCTCGATCAGCGCCCAGGCCTTGTCGGCGAGTTCCTGCGTCAGGCTTTCGACGTAATAGGAGCCTGCCAAGGGATCGACCACCTTGGTCACGCCGGTCTCGTGGCTCAGGATCAGTTGCGTGTTGCGGGCGATGCGGGCGGAAAATTCCGTCGGCAGCGCGATCGCCTCGTCGAAGGAATTGGTGTGCAGCGACTGCGTGCCGCCGAGCACGGCCGACATCGCCTCGAAGGCGGTGCGGATGATGTTGTTATAGGGGTCCTGCTCCTGCAGCGAGACGCCGGAGGTCTGACAATGGGTGCGCAGCATCAGCGAGGATGCCTTCTTCGGCTCGAACTCCTCCATGATCCGGGTCCAGAGCAGCCGTGCGGCGCGCAGTTTCGCCGCCTCCATGAAGAAGTTCATGCCGATCGCGAAAAAGAAGGACAGCCTTCCGGCGAAATCGTCGACATTGAGGCCCTTGGCGATCGCCGCCCTGACATATTCGCGGCCGTCGGCCAGCGTGAAGGCGAGTTCCTGGACGAGCGTCGCGCCCGCCTCCTGCATGTGATAGCCGGAGATCGAGATCGAGTTGAATTTCGGCATCTCCCTTGCCGTATATTCGATGATATCGGCAACGATCCGCATCGAGGGTTCCGGCGGATAGATATAGGTGTTGCGGACCATGAACTCCTTGAGGATGTCGTTCTGGATGGTGCCCGACAGATCGGCCTTCGAAACGCCCTGCTCCTCGCCGGCGACGATGAAGGCGGCGAGGATCGGGATGACGGCGCCGTTCATGGTCATCGACACCGACATGTTGGCAAGCGGAATGCCGTCGAACAGGATCTTCATGTCCTCGACGCTGTCGATCGCCACACCCGCCTTGCCGACATCGCCCTCGACGCGTGGATGATCGCTGTCATAACCGCGGTGGGTGGCCAGATCGAAGGCGACGGACAGGCCCTTCTGGCCGGCGGCCAAATTCTTCCGGTAAAAGGCGTTCGACGCCTCCGCCGTCGAGAAACCGGCATATTGGCGGATCGTCCAGGGCCGGCCGGCATACATCGTCGCGCGCGGGCCGCGGGTGAAAGGTGAAAAACCGGGAAGCGAGCCGAGGTGTTCGGCGCCCTCAAGATCCTCTGCCGTGTAGAGCGGTTTGACGGCGATACCCTCAGGCGTCTGCCAGGTCAGCGTCTCGGGCGAGGCGCGCAATTCCTTTTGCGCAAGCTCCGTCCAATCCGGCAATGTCTTCTTCGTCATGCGTTTCCTCCGGCTTTTTCATCGGCAGCCTACCACTTCACAGGATCGCCGTGCGATACAAATCCTTGAATTTTTATTCCCGGCTGAGGAGCCGTCCCATGAAGACAATGCAGATCTATGCCTTCGACATGAATTGCGTCGGGCATATCAACCACGGCCTATGGACGCATCCGCGTGACCAATCGATGCGCTATACCGATCTCGATTACTGGACGGAGTTCGCCAGGACCGCCGAGCAAGGCAAGCTCGACGGCATCTTCCTCGCCGATATCGTCGGCGTCTATGACGTCTATAAGGGCAGCCCTGCTCCGGTGATCGAGACGGCGGCGCAGATCCCGGTCAACGACCCCCTGATCCCGATTTCGGCGATGGCCCATGTGACGACACATCTGGGTTTCGGCGTCACCGTCAACACCACCTACGAGCCGCCCTTCCTGTTGGCGCGACGCATGTCGACGCTCGATCACCTGACAAAGGGGCGGATCGGCTGGAACATCGTCACCGGTTATCTCGACAGCGCCGCCCGCAACATGGGCTTCGACAGGCTGCCGGAGCATGATGCGCGTTACGACGCGGCCGAGGACTATCTCGAGATCCTCTACAAGCTCTGGGAGGGCAGCTGGGACGACGATGCGGTTTTGCGCGACAAAGCGGGCGGCATCTATGCCGATCCCTCCAAAGTGCGGGCCGTCCATCATGACGGCAAATATTACCGGATGGAGGGCATTCACCTTTGCGAGCCCTCGCCGCAGCGCACGCCCCTGCTCTTCCAGGCCGGCGCTTCGGCCCGCGGCCAGGACTTTGCCGCCCGCCACGCCGAATGTGTCTTCATCGCCAGCCCCAACCCCGGGGCGGCCCGGCCGACTGTCGACGCGCTTCGGGCGAAGGCGCAGAGGTTCGGCCGCGGCGGAGCCGCATTGAAGATCCTGAACCTGATCAGCGTTGTCGTCGGGCGGACGGAGAGGCAAGCACAGGACAGGCTGGAGGAGTATCGCCGCTATGCGAGCGTCGAGGCTTCGCTTGCGCATTACTCCGCCTCCATCGGCATCGACCTGGCGAAATACCGGTTGGATGACGTCATCGACCAGAGTTCGACCAACGCCAATCAATCGGCGCTTGCCGCAATCACCAAGCAGGCGGCAAAGCCGGTGACGAAGCGGGAGATCGTCGACCAGATGGTGCTCGGCAGCCGGATGAAGCCGATGGTGGGCTCGCCGGAACAGATCGCCGACCATCTTGCGACATGGATCGAGGAAGGCGGTATCGACGGCTTCAACCTGGCGCGGACGGTGGCGCCGGAGAGCCTGCGCGATTTCGTCGAATTGGTGGTGCCGGTGCTGCAGGAGCGCCGCCTCTTCAAAGCGGACTATGCCGAAGGACCGTTGCGGCAGAAGCTTTTCGGCGGCGGGAATGGCAGATTGCCCGCCGCCCATCCCGCCGCGCGCTTCCGCCGCTGAACTATCGCCGATCCAGCTTGGCGACAAGCCGGTCGCCAAACCATTGGATGCCGCAGACGAGGACGATGAGGACGGCCACCACCGCGATCATCACGGCGGTTTCGAAGCGCTGATAGCCGTAACGAATGGCGAGGTCGCCGAGGCCGCCGGCGCCGATCGCACCCGCCATCGCCGAAGCGCCGATCAGCGTCACCAGCGTGACGGTGAAACCGGCGACGATGCCGGGCAGCGCTTCAGGCACCAGCACTTCTCGGATGATAGTCCAGCGGTTGCCGCCCATGGCGCGCACGGCATCGATCAGCCCGCGGTCGACCTCCCGCAGCGACACTTCGGCGATGCGGGCGTAATAGGGTGTGGCGGCGATGGCGAGCGGCACGATGGCCGCCCAGGTGCCGAGCGCCGTGCCGACGATCAGCCGCGTCAGCGGGATCAGCGCCACCAGCAGGATGATGAAGGGCACCGAGCGGAAGCCGTTGACAACAGCGCCGAGCACACGGTTGATCCAGAGATTTTCAGCGATGCCGCCGCGTGCCGTGGCGACAAGGGCAAGACCGAGCGGCAGGCCGGCGACGAGGGAGATCACGCCGGAGGCGACGGTCATCAGAACCGTCTCCCAAAGCGAGCGGATCAGCAGTTCAAGCATGATCGGTGTCATAGCCAAGCACCTCCACCCGGGCGGACCGGGCCGTCAGAAATTGTTCGACCTTTCCGGCAAGCGCGGGGTCGCGTGCGGGAACGGCGATGAAGAACCGCGCAACCGGCTGGTTCTGGATATGGTCGATGCCGCCATGCACGAGGCGGAAGGAATGTGGCAGCGCCGCCGAGAGTTCGGCAAACAGCGCGCCTTGCGCTTCAGGCCCGGCCAGATCGACACTGAGGATCGCCTCGCTGCCTGATGTCGCCGACAGCCGGCCGGCGATATGATCGGGAAGCTGCGGGCGGATGCCGCCGAGCAGGCTCCTTGTGATCGTTTCCTGCGGATCGGCAAAGACCGACCAGACCTGGCCCTCCTCGACGATCCGCCCGGCATCGATGACCGCGACGCGATCGGCGATGCCGCGTACCACTTCCATCTCGTGGGTGATCAGCAGAATGGTCAGGCCGAGCTTGCGGTTGATGTCCTTCAGCAATGCCAGGATCGACCGGGTCGTCTCAGGGTCGAGCGCGGAGGTCGCCTCGTCGGACAGGAGCAGCGCCGGGCGCGCCGCAAGCGCGCGGGCGATGCCGACGCGCTGCTTCTGGCCGCCGGAAAGCGATGCGGGATAGGCTTTCGCCTTATCGGCAAGGCCGACGAGCTCGAGCAGTTCATGCGCCCGCTTCAGGCGCTCGGCCTTGGCAACGCCCTCGATCTTTAGCGGCAGCGCGACATTGTCTTCGACGGTCTTGGCCGAGAGCAGGTTGAAGTGCTGGAAGATCATGCCGATGCGGCGGCGCAGCGGCTGCAACTGCTGTTCGGCAAGCGCCGTGATATCGCGGCCTTCGATCAGGATCTCGCCGCTGTCGGCGCGCTCCAGGCCGTTCAGGCAGCGGATCAGTGTTGATTTACCGGCGCCGCTGCGGCCGATGATGCCGAGAATCTCGCCTCTCCTCACGGTCAGCGAAATACCGTCGAGCGCGGGCGTGGTTCCGAACCGCCGCTTCACGTCGGTCAGCCTCACCACCTCTTCGGCAGCGGCCGCCTGCGGTTGTGTCGCGATGGCTGTGGTGGAAACAAAGGAATTCATGTGCTTTTCCTTACAAATGCCGAAGGCGGCCCGGGCAAAAACGCCCGGACCGCCTCTCGGCAGGCCTTAACCCCGGCCCTGTTTCGGATCAATAGGCGCTGAGACCCGTCCCTTTGTAGACCTTGTCGAATTCGGCCTTGACAGTCTCGTTCTGATAGGAAGAGACAAGTGTCTTGACCCAGTCCGCATCCTTGTTGTCGTCCTTGACGGCAATGAAGTTGCGATAGGGATTGTCGGCGATCGGCTCCTGGGCAATGCGTTCGGCCGGAGAAAGACCGCTCTTCAGCGCCCAGTCGGTGTTGACGACACCGGCATCGAGATCGTCGATCGAACGGCCGACAATGCCTGCGTCGAGTTCCTTGATTTCGATCTTCTTCGGATTGTCGGTGACGTCGGCGACCGTTGCGAGAATGCCGGTGCCGTCCTTCAGCTTGATCAGGCCTTCGTTCTGGAGAACGCGTAGCGCCCGACCTTCGTTCGAGGGATCGTTCGGCACGCCGATGACGGCGCCTTCCGGAATCTCCGCGACGGATTTGTATTTCTTGGTGTAGAGGCCGATCGGCCAGACACCGGTGTAACCGACGCGAGTGATGTGGTAGCCGTGCTGCTTGATCTGGTTGTCGAGATAGGGCTGGTGCTGGAAAGCGTTGGCGTCAACTTCGCCGCGCTCCAGCGCTTCATTCGGCTGTGTATAATCGTTGAAGATGATCGTTTCGATCTTGAGGCCTTTCTTTGCCGCCTCGCTTGCGACCACGCGCCAGATGTCCTCCTCCTCGCCGGCCATGATGCCGACCTTGATCGACTTGTCCTGGGCAAAGGAAGGAGCAGGTGCTGCAAAGGCAAAGAGTGTGGCAGCGGAAACGGCGACGGCGGCAAGAGCCGCGCGGCGCGAAAGGGGGAAGCCGTGAAGATTTTTGTTCTTGGTCATTGTTATATCCCGTCTGACTGAATGAGGCCAAGCGCGCCCCGAGCAGGCGGATATTGGCAAATGCGTGGATCGGGAGCGACGAAGGAAAGTCTGATGTGGAGGAAGGGTTGGGAAAACTCTTGCCCAGCCATCGATATTGGCAGGATAAATTTCTACAAAATTTATGGATTACTTGCGGCTTGTAAGCATATTCTAAAAATGAAGACGGCGCCTCGAAGGCGCCGTTTCAAGCCTGTGCGGTACTTTTTACTCGGCAGCAATAAGAGCCTGATTGCGGCCGGGAAAGAAGGCCGAAAGCTCGCCGATAACCTCCTCGATCCGCTTCGAAAGCGGTTCGGATGACACGCGGTAGTCGGTGAAGTCGCGATCGGACGCGTAGACGGCCGTCGGCAGCGTGTGCGACATGAAGAAGCCGAAGAGCGGGCGCAGCTGATGCTCGACCATCAGCGCATGCCGGTCGCCGCCGCCTGTCGCGGTGATGATGATCGGCTTGGCGCGCAGTTCATGCGGGTCGATCAGGTCGATCAGATGTTTGAACAAGCCGGGATAGCTGCCTTTATAGGTCGGCGCGCCGATGACCAGCAGATCGGCATTGACGATATCGTCGATGACTTCCCTGGCGCGGCTGTCGAGATCGCCGCGGCGCAGCGCCTGCCCAAGCGACGGGCCGACATCGGTCAGGTCATAGAGGGTGTTGTCGAAGCCGTATTTCTCGCCGGCAAGGCCGGCAATGTTTTCAACCAGTGTGAAGGTCTTCGAGGGTCGGTTGAAGCTACCCGCCAGGCCGACCAGTTTGTAAGCAGACATGCCATTTCCTTCCAATATCGTACCGCGACCGAATATTGGATAGATATTATCTATAAAAATAGTGGATTAAAGAGATGCCTATCCCTCTTCACCATGAGGAGGAGAAAAATTCATTCGCCTGCAGGGGGCGCATCATGCGGACGATATCGCCTCAGGCTGCTCTTGGCTTCGGGATGCGCGGCAGGAAGATTGTCAGCAGGCCGAGTAGCGGCAGGTAGGAGCAGATGCGGTAGACGAGGTCGATGCCGTGGGTATCGGCGAAACTGCCGAGCAGCGCCGCACCAAGCCCCCCTGCCCCGAAGGCAAAACCGAAAAAGACGCCGGCAATCAGCCCGACGCGTCCGGGCACCAGCTCCTGGGCGAAGACGACGATTGCCGAAAAGGCCGAAGCGAAGACCAGGCCGATGACGACGCTGAGCACGCCCGTCCAGAACAGGTTCGCATAAGGCAGGAGAAGCGCGAAAGGAATGACGCCGAGGATCGAGAACCAGATGACGAAACGGGCGCCGAAGCGATCGCCGATCGGCCCGCCGAGGAACGTGCCGACGGCGACCGAGCCGAGAAAAAGGAAGAGCATCAATTGTGCCTGCTGGACGCTCAGTGCAAACTTGTCGATGACATAGAAGGTGAAATAGCTCGACACGCTGGCCATGTAGACATTTTTCGTCGCCGTCAGCAGCACGAGGATCAGCAGCGCCCAGACGACCCTGTTCTGCGGCAGCGGCAGAGCCCGGCTCACCGCCGGCCTGCTGGCGTTCTGGCGACGATGGCCGATATACCAGTTGCCGACCCAGCTCAGCACGACCATGCCGACCATGGCGATGGCGGCAAACCAGGACACGCTGTGCTGGCCGAGCGGCAGCACGATGAAGGCGGCGAGCAGCGGGCCGATCGCCTGGCCAGCATTGCCGCCGACCTGGAAAAACGACTGCGCGAAACCGTGGCGGCCGCCGGAGGCAAGACGGGCGACGCGCGAGGATTCCGGATGGAAGACCGCCGAGCCGAATCCGATCAGGCTGGCGGCGAGCAGCAGCAGGGCGAAGCTGCCGGCATTGCCGAGCAGGATGAGGCCGCAAAAGGTGCTCGCCATGCCGACCGGCAGCGAATAGGGCATCGGCCAGCGGTCGGTGACGATGCCGACCAGCGGCTGCAGCAGTGATGCCGTGACCTGGAACGTCATGGTGAGGAGGCCGATCTGGACGAAATTGAGATCGTAGTTCGCCTTGAACAGCGGATAGAGCGAGGCGAGCAGCGACTGCATGATGTCGTTCAGCATGTGGCAGAAGCTGACCGCCACCAGGATGGACATTGTTGTCTTTTCGAAACGGGGCGCGCGCTCGGCAACGGTTGCCATGGACATTTCTCCTGGACGGCCCGGATGGTTGCCGTGCCGCGTCGCTTTGTTCGATGGATTTCGGGCGATCGGGGCTGGGGAAGATGATCAAGCGGCGGTCGCTTATGTGCATTTAGCGTAAGGCGGGAGCCAATTACAGCCCAGTTCCATCCGGATCGGTACGCCTTTTGTTCGATTTGCCCTTTTGCCGCTAAATTTTGCTTCGCTTCATCTCTTGCCGGACAAGGGTTTTCCTACCACACTCGGTTGCGATCAGCATATATATAGTATGCGATGTGAAAACAAACATGGAAAACCGAGGCGGGGAATACTACAGCTGCGCTGATTGAAAATGCGATCGAGGCTGAAAAAACGCGATGAATGTCAAGACACCGAATGCAATAGACGGCTATGTCGGAGCGCGCATTAGAATGCGCCGGCAGTTGCTCGGGATGAGCCAGGAACGGCTTGCCGAGCAGATCGGCGTGACCTTTCAGCAGGTTCAGAAATACGAGAAGGGCATCAATCGAATCGGCGCGAGCCGTCTGCAGCGAATCGCCGACGTGCTTCACACGTCGCCGAGCTTCTTCTTCGAGCAGGAAAATTCCGAGCCGTTGACGTTGCAAGGTCTGGATCTGCCCGCAAATACCGATCCGGTCGCCGAATTCCTGCGAACGAAAGAGGGTTTGGTGCTCAACCGCGCCTTTCTGAAGATCGCCGACCGGAATATCCGTGAAACGATCATCCAGTTGGTGAAGGCGATGGCGCAGGCGGAAAGCGGCGGTGTAACATTGGGTGTCCCTGTCGTGGATATCGCCCTTCCGCTCGGAGAATAGTCAGGCATACCGGCAGGCACTATCCGCATGAAGCTCAGGCTCGAGTCATTTGGCGAGTTGCGACTGATCGACCCGGCAGGGCGACCGGCGGCGTTCCCGGAAAAAGGCCTGCTGGCGATTTGTTATCTGCTGGATCGTGATCTGCGGGACGGAGCCGGGAGCGAATATCCGCGCTCGGCGCTGGCGCGGTTCTTGTGGGACAGCCATGACAATTCTGACATCATGGCCAACCTGCGTAAGACGATATCGCGCATTCAGACGCGTCAGACCGAGCTCGGCGCCGAGCTTCTGGCCTTCACGGCGACCGGTGTGCGGGTCAGGCCGGATGCCTTTTCTGGAGATCTCTTCGAATTTGCCAACCCCGAAGGCGAAGGCGCCCTTGGAAAGCTGCAGCGGCTGGTTGCCATCCTTCGCCAGGATTTCCTGGCTGGGCTCAGCGACCAAAGCGCCAGTACGCGGCAATGGATCGCCGGCCAGCGCGACCGGCACATGGCAGTCCTGGTGGATGCGCTGAAAACGGCGCTGCCGATGGCGCGGTCGCAGGAGGATGTGAGCCTGATCAAGGAGGCGGCGCTCAGGATTTTCCGCGAGGCACCGGATGACGAAAATATTCGTCGTATCCTCCTCGAGGCTTATGAGTCCGAAGGACAGCTGGAGAAAGCCCGCCGGCTTTTCGAGACGAGCAGACATGAGCTGGAAAGCGCAATCGATATCGGCCTTGACGTCCAGGCGCTGGGAGAGGTCCGCAGGATTTTTGCCGGCGGTCAACCGCCACAGAGCTTTGCGGTGCCGCTCACCGACGGCGGCGTTCGGGTTCCTGGTCCCCTACCCCGTGGGCCCCTGCCCCGTCTGGTGCTGCTGCCGCCGGGCGGGACGGATGTGATCGGTGCCTTGCCGATGCTTTCCGAGGCGCTGATCGAGGACGTGACCATCGGCCTTTGCGCGCTGAATACGGTTTCGGTGGTGGCGCCCCATACAGCCGCCCGCATCGCAGGCAATGCCGACAAGGCGGAACTGATCCAGCGCCATTCGATTTCATATGTTCTCGACACGAGGCTTTCCAATAGCGCGGGCGTCCCTGCGCTCTTTGTCCAACTGATCCATGCCGACAGCGATGAGGTCATCTGGGCCGAGCGTTTCAGCCTCGAGAAATACGAATTGATAAGCCACCGGCGCGACATCGCGCGGCAGATTGCCAGAGAGCTTGCCGGCCAGGTCCGCCGGCATGAAACCATGCGCGATTCCTTCGAGGGTAATTCAGCCGCCTATCACAGCTACCTTCTCGGTCTGCGGGATGTGAAGCGGCTCGCCCTCCCCGACGTGCGCCGCTCCCGAAAGGCTTTCCGTGAGGCGCTTCAACACAGCGCACATTTCGCCCCCGCTCTCAGCGGATTGTCGCGCACGTTTCTCGTCGAGTGGCTGCTGACGGCACGCGGCGATAGTCAATTGCTTGGGCTTGCGGAGGACTATGCGAACCGGGCGATCGTCGCCGATCCTTCGTTTGCGGCCGGCTTTCGTGAACTCGGCGTTGCCAAGCTCTATCTCGGCGACCTTGATGAAAGCGTCCTGGCATTGAAGCTCGCGGAAGAGCTGAGCCCGCATTATGCCGACGGCATTGCGAGTTATGCCGATACGCTCGTCCATGCGTCGCGCCCTGCCGATGCACTGGCCAAGATCGAGCGAGCCATTTCGCTCAACCCGCTGAGCCCGACCGACTATCTATGGACGGCGGCGGGGGCGAATTTCGCCCTCGGCCATTATGCCGAGGCGCTGGAGCAGATCTCCATAATGGACGACCGCACACCGGCCGACCGGCTTTCGGCTGCCTGCTGGGCCATGCTCGGCGATGCGAAAAACGCGCGTATCTATATGCGCAAGGTGCGCGCGATCTATCCGGATTTCGATGTCGATAAATGGCTTTCGGTCGTCCCCTTCAAGGAGCAATGGCAGAAGGAACAGTATCGCGAAGCGTTGCGCAGGGCCGGCTTCTGACGTTGGGAAGATCCTGTCACGCCTGTGTCACGCGCGCCTTTCGTTCAAGAGGATTAAACTGTTTCTCTGCCGGCACCCGCCGGCAAGGGAAGCCGGAGAATTCTTAAGATGCAAGACGCAGCCGAAGCAACGATCGCGCCGAAAAGTGACGAAGAACTCAAGGAGCTAGTATCGCTCGCCAGGCTCGTTGCCTATGCTCGTGAGAATGCCAGAGACCTGAACGCCGAATTCTCTGCCTATTGCCTGGACCTTGCGCTCGGCGCCCTGCTGCAGGATCTCGACAGAAGCGGCGTATCCCTTTCCCCCGAAAGCGGCCAGGACAGTAGCCTGCTCGGCACACGGCACTGAAGATCTCGGAGCGCGGCGCGCATCGATATATCGATTCCTGCTTATTGCGATCGGCTATGATGCCTATGCCGTCTCGATTCGGCCCGTCGGACGCGATTGCTGCGGGGAGCCCGCCACCGGCGGTGCATCCCAAGCCTTTGAAAAAGATTGGACAACCCAGCGGTAGGGTATTGTTAACCCTATTTGCCTTGCCACCCCTCCAGAATCGGCGCTAAATGCGGTTTCAAAGCTCGCAGGGCTTTTAAATCGCATTTTCGAGATTTCCATGAATATGGCACCGCAGATAGAAAAAGCAATTTCCGATGTAGACCAGTTGATCATTGGTCAGGCGCAGGAGCTATCCGATAAGCTGAAGCAGCATCGACTCGAAATGTTTCCGCCGCGCGCGCTGAAGGGCCTCAGGGAATTTCAGCTGGCTGAAGCGGCGCGTTTTCTCGGCGTGACCAGCGGCTATCTGCGCAATCTGTCGCTGGAAGGCAAGGGCGCCCTTCCCCAGGTCACACCGTCGGGCCGCCGGTCCTATACGGCCGAGCAGATGGAAGAGATGCGCACCTTCCTGGAGCACAATGCCCGCGCCGGAACGCATTATATGCGTCACCGCCAAGGTGGCGAACATCTCCAGGTCGTTGCCGTCGTCAACTTCAAGGGCGGCAGCGGCAAGACCACAAGTGCCGCGCATCTTGCCCAGCACCTTGCCCTGACCGGCCACCGTGTGCTTGCCGTCGACCTCGACCCGCAGGCGTCTCTCTCCGCTATCCACGGCTTTCAGCCAGAATTCGACGTCAACGAGAACGAGACGCTCTACGCCGCCATTCGCTATGACGATCAGCGGAGGCCGCTCCGAGAGATCATCCGGCCAACGAATTTCCCGAACCTGCATCTGGTGCCGGGCAATCTCGAACTGATGGAATTCGAGCATGATACGCCGCGCGTGCTTGCTCAGGGCAAGGCGGGCGACTATGGGCGCGTCTTCTTTGCGCGGCTGGACGAGGCGCTGTCCTCTGTCGCCGACGACTACGATGTCGTCATCATCGACTGCCCTCCCCAGCTTGGCTTTTTGACGATGAGCGCCATTTGCGGCGCAACGGCGGTTCTGATCACCGTGCATCCTCAGATGCTCGATGTCATGTCGATGTGCCAGTTTCTGCAGATGCTCGGCGAAGTGCTGAATACGCTGAAAGGCGCCGGCGGTAACATGAACCTCGACTGGCTGCGTTATCTGGTCACTCGCTATGACCCGCAGGACGGGCCGCAGACGCAGATGGTCGCTTTCATGCGTTCGATGTTCAAAAACCATGTGCTGACCAACCCGATGTTGCGCAGCGTTGCGATCTCGGATGCGGCAATGACCAATCAGACACTTTACGAGGTCGAGCGGAGCCAGTTCACCCGCGCCACCTATGACCGCGCCATGGAGGCGATGGATGCCGTCAACAATGAGATCGGCGATCTCATTCACAAGGCCTGGGGGCGGAAATGACCGAGAAGTTTACTGCGGTAAACCGGGGCGAGGAGCTGGCTGATGGCGCGTAAGAATCTCCTCTCGGGCCTGATGGACGATTCCAAGAAGTTTACTGCGGTAAACAATGAGGACGAGCCGCACCAAAGGGACGAGAAACAGCAGATCACCTATAAAGGGATCGGCGCTCTTGGAGCCGTCACGCGCAGTATCGATGCGCTGGCCGCCAAGGCAGATGCGGCCAAAGCGATCGAGGAGAAGCTGGCGACCGGCGAGACGGTGATTGATCTCGACCCTGCGCTGATCGAAGATTCGTTCGTCACGGACCGGCTGGCGCATGCCGACGAACAGTTTCGCGAATTGGTCGAGGCGATCCGGCTGCGCGGTCAGGATTCGCCAATCCTCGTCCGCCCGCATCCGGAGAAGGACGGCCGGTATCAGATCGCCTTCGGCCATCGTCGCGCCCGCGCCGCCAAAGAACTCGGCAGGCCTGTCCGCGCCGTCGTCAAGAAACTTGACGATCGCGACCATGTCATCGCGCAGGGCCAGGAGAATTCGGCGCGCGCCGATCTCTCTTTCATCGAGAGGACGATGTTCGCCGACAAGCTCGACACGTTGGGTTTCGATAGGGAAACGATCATGTCGGCGCTCAGCGCCGACAAGACGACGGTTTCCAAGATGCTGTCCGTCACCAAGCGGATTCCAGCGGAAGTCCTGGCCGCCATTGGTGCGGCAAAGACCACCGGCCGTGACCGCTGGCACGACCTGTCGGTAAAATTCGAGACCGAAAACATCTCTGCCCAGGCGATCGAGTTCAGCAGGTCGGCGGAATTCGAGACGGCGGAGCCGGATGCCCGCTTCG encodes:
- a CDS encoding helix-turn-helix domain-containing protein, giving the protein MNVKTPNAIDGYVGARIRMRRQLLGMSQERLAEQIGVTFQQVQKYEKGINRIGASRLQRIADVLHTSPSFFFEQENSEPLTLQGLDLPANTDPVAEFLRTKEGLVLNRAFLKIADRNIRETIIQLVKAMAQAESGGVTLGVPVVDIALPLGE
- a CDS encoding MFS transporter, which produces MATVAERAPRFEKTTMSILVAVSFCHMLNDIMQSLLASLYPLFKANYDLNFVQIGLLTMTFQVTASLLQPLVGIVTDRWPMPYSLPVGMASTFCGLILLGNAGSFALLLLAASLIGFGSAVFHPESSRVARLASGGRHGFAQSFFQVGGNAGQAIGPLLAAFIVLPLGQHSVSWFAAIAMVGMVVLSWVGNWYIGHRRQNASRPAVSRALPLPQNRVVWALLILVLLTATKNVYMASVSSYFTFYVIDKFALSVQQAQLMLFLFLGSVAVGTFLGGPIGDRFGARFVIWFSILGVIPFALLLPYANLFWTGVLSVVIGLVFASAFSAIVVFAQELVPGRVGLIAGVFFGFAFGAGGLGAALLGSFADTHGIDLVYRICSYLPLLGLLTIFLPRIPKPRAA
- the repB gene encoding plasmid partitioning protein RepB translates to MARKNLLSGLMDDSKKFTAVNNEDEPHQRDEKQQITYKGIGALGAVTRSIDALAAKADAAKAIEEKLATGETVIDLDPALIEDSFVTDRLAHADEQFRELVEAIRLRGQDSPILVRPHPEKDGRYQIAFGHRRARAAKELGRPVRAVVKKLDDRDHVIAQGQENSARADLSFIERTMFADKLDTLGFDRETIMSALSADKTTVSKMLSVTKRIPAEVLAAIGAAKTTGRDRWHDLSVKFETENISAQAIEFSRSAEFETAEPDARFDMLVAFINRRQQPAASIAAPQLAAHAWQRKDGAVKAKIKDDGKQFTIALKAEKASAFGAYIASNLDRLYEAFEKTQDLTKNGDQ
- the repA gene encoding plasmid partitioning protein RepA, whose amino-acid sequence is MNMAPQIEKAISDVDQLIIGQAQELSDKLKQHRLEMFPPRALKGLREFQLAEAARFLGVTSGYLRNLSLEGKGALPQVTPSGRRSYTAEQMEEMRTFLEHNARAGTHYMRHRQGGEHLQVVAVVNFKGGSGKTTSAAHLAQHLALTGHRVLAVDLDPQASLSAIHGFQPEFDVNENETLYAAIRYDDQRRPLREIIRPTNFPNLHLVPGNLELMEFEHDTPRVLAQGKAGDYGRVFFARLDEALSSVADDYDVVIIDCPPQLGFLTMSAICGATAVLITVHPQMLDVMSMCQFLQMLGEVLNTLKGAGGNMNLDWLRYLVTRYDPQDGPQTQMVAFMRSMFKNHVLTNPMLRSVAISDAAMTNQTLYEVERSQFTRATYDRAMEAMDAVNNEIGDLIHKAWGRK